A segment of the Solea solea chromosome 14, fSolSol10.1, whole genome shotgun sequence genome:
GTCAGTACCTTGTATTAAATAGAGTTGTGCCATCGTGAGTTTGATGCCAGACGCACTCTCTGGATGCTGTTCTGAGAATTGCTGGAAAACACAGGAACGCAATGTTAGCACGGTGTCACCATTAGTTATTATAAAGCATAATTATGACAGGAAATGTTCACGTTCCCCCGATGGCCGACTGCACTTTCCTACCTGAAGCAGCTCAATGGCTCTGCTATGTTGCTTCTCCCTGCACAGCTGAGCGACCTGGATGAGGACAGGTCGTGGGTGACCTGGGTTCTGAGATTGAAGACTGGATGACAGTTTCCTGCACTGGTCAGCCTGGAAATCACAAGCAGCAATGTAAATACCTCAAGATGGCATTCTGGGAAGAATCAAGCATCACTGCAACGCTGGCTTCTCTTCTATCATCGAACCTGATTTGTGTACATGGCCAGCAGAGCTTTGTTCAAGTCGATGGTCTGCAGCTGCTTCTTCGCCAGCTTGTATTCGACACCTTCAGCATTCGTGAGCTTCACTTTTTTCTTTGAGTCAAAGACGTTTTGGtcctgaggggaaaaaacaacccACAAAAGTTTTATTGGCTTGGCAGTGTTCAGCTGAGAATGAAGTAATGGGGTTTATTGTGAATTCCCAGTTTGTTGTCGTGTGAGAGGACAGTCTGCTCACGAGACGAGACTTTATCACTATctttaaggcaaaaaaaacaaattaatcacTTGAAAAAATAGCctttaattcattcaaaaacagaatgaagcaagaaaataaaacatttttgctctAAACTCCACTGTCTGGCTTATCTCCAGCTCCAATGCTCCCACAGAAATGACTTGTTAACATCTGTGAAAGCGGTTTcacactgaatgtgtgtgtgcaacgtGTGATCGTTAGTTCTCTCTCAGCAACTAATGAGACCGTTCtcatttgtggttgtttttgacCCCTCACCTCTTTTTATAACAGCAACAATTAAGActgaaaaaacagtttaaacgTCTATAGCAGTtgtcacagaatttcaaaataaaagcactcgAGAGTTTTAGTTCCCTAACTGCTGCTGCACACTTTGCTGCTGCAGTGTGGATCAATATATGGGGCATAAAAAAGGAATTCAacataaagtggtagaaaatagaAGCATAGATCAGGTGagacagatctttttttttaccagatgAGAAACTTCTCATGTTTTGATCTAATTAGGTGAGTAGAAGTACTGTAATTGTTGGCGAGCTTTCCACCCACTTACCTTGTTTATCGTGATGATGTTGTTGGCAGTCACAGCAAGAAGCCCCACATCGGACGGCCTGAAAGTGAATCAAACACTCGCTTACAAATACAGAAGGTCATTTTGATGCCTGTTGACACTTTCCCCTTCGTATCCAAGACACACTTTGAACTGAAATACAATTCAGCCCTTATTGTCTCATTTGTGATTCCATTATCTCTTTAGGGAAAAAGTTTGACACTATAAACTTCTGCCTTACTTGAGTTTGATGACCTGGTTATAGAGCTGCAGCGCCTCATCTGTGCGACCTTGCAACTGCATGACGTACGCCATCTGAGAGTGGATGACGGCCAACTCCGACTCGATGTCCTCTTCAGTTACATCCTGAAGAACAAACGGATGACACATATTATCCTTGATCAATgtgaatgtcagtgtttttctcttatCTAATTTCCTGAGATCATTTCAGTAATACTAATTTCTAATCTAAATCTAATTTTAGTGGCCAGATTGATGACAGGATTAATACCTTTATTGGCACCTCTAGAGTttgaatcaaattaaattaatgacCTGACAAGATCAATTCCTCCAAAAGACTTTACCATATTAAATGGGGTTCCACAAAAATGGACGTGCCTAAATCAATGATGCCAATCTTCTTCAAAAAAGCTAACACTTACTGAAAGCTACAAAGCTAACACTTACTGAATCATCTGCCAGTGACAATCTGCAGAGctctgaagaaagaaaaaatagaaGTTACCAACAAATGACCCCAAAAATGACTTGACAAAAACAGGAGCACGACTGGGACTCACCTTCTGCCTGGCGTAATTTATTATAGGCTTCCGTCAGTTGTCCTTGGCCAATGAGAGCGCATGAAGTGTTGTAACACAACTCATATGTTGAATCTGGGAGACCTAGATCTTCCTGCAGTGAGAAAGTGTGGAGGGATTATAATCCTCAAACATGAGGCCAGGTGTGATGAATATCAATTCTATTTAGCATGATTCTTTGTGCAGTTTTTACCAGTGGAGCCTTCTCCCACTGACTCATCGCTGCCACCACAGCAGCCAGGTtggttttcctctcctcctcgtaCTCATCCTGAGAGTTCCTGATCAGGTCTGTGTAGACAGACTTGCACTCGTTGTAGCGCTCGAGTCTGTACAACTGTGAAATGACAAGACAGAAACAAATCCCGTCAGCTGACGTCTCTGTGTTATCTGATAACGGATGAATGGAAACAATACATCATGTATTTCGGTGATTTTTAACGCTTGCATACAGTGATATAGAGCTCAGGTAGCTGATTTGACAAAGTTGATTGTGGCAACCAGGAAGCTGTGAATCTGGATGTCGACTCCAATGCTAATTAAAtatcttcttatttttttatacatgcttttattgtcaGGTTGTGTGATGTATTGCTCAATCTCTGCGGATCTGAAGCACTCGATGAACACTCACAGCTTCAAAGTGGCGCTAGTGCCGTTTTTCCCAGGAGCTTTTCCCTGCCAACATGGCACTGTGAGCAAACTCACAATGCGCCAAAGCTCTATAATAATTTGGTTACTCATCAAAGATCCTTACCACTTGACCGTAAAGCTCCTTTAGCTTGTCGGTTTGCTCTGGGGCACTTTCAATGGTCTTCAGGGCACTTTCCACTCTGTTCAGTCTGTACTCGCAGTACGCCTTCTCAAACACAATATCACTGAtggaaggaaaaataaataaataaataatatttatatctatTTCAATGGGAACAAAGCTTTTTCACACTGTTATTGGTTTACTCTACTGTATCACAAACTTAAGGCTTGCAGGAATACTAACAACATGTCCACGTCTGTATTCAACCCATTTGAGTGTAGGGTATGCAATAAGATTATATTAATAACAAAACTTAATACAGGTCTGTCAAGTTTTCAGTCTCATGTCTGTTGTTCTACTAGTTTCCTTTTGTTGCACGACTACAAAATTCTGAACAAGAATGTGCAGGGAACTCAATATAAAATAACCATTACTAGACTTAGCAGAGGGTagatgtttaaaaataacagcTTGTAATTTACCTGCCGAGCACTTTTGAATGAGTGTTCATGACATTCAGGGCCTCCTTGAAGCTGCCATTCTGGACATGGCAAACTATTTTACACTGAAGAGCTGTCACGTCTTCTCTGTTTTCATGCAAAACTATGACagaagagagaacacacacattgtagAAAATCTGCTGtgcaaaaatacattaaaaaactaaatacaaaATTCAAAACGATAATCGGATTTTCTGAAATTCACTCAACACTGGAATTAAATGTGGTTTGGGTAACAGATTCTGTGGGTTTCGCATATTTTGTTGGAACTCAGACTTGGGGAATGCAATCGCTTAGCTAGAAGCttaatgtctgaaaacagccatCAATCACCACAAAATTTCTCATGGACATCTCAAGTTATGTCCACGTTCACCTCAAAGCCAAAACCCCAATATTATGGGGTATCTGTGGATCTTTAAGCTACGTTAAGCATTTTCTCTGTAAAAGCAGACAGTATCAATAATATTGGGGTTTCCACTTGGTGAAAGTGGGCATGGCTAGAGGTGTCCATGAGAAATTTGGTGATGATTCATCGCCGTTTTCGGACATTAAAATACGTAAAGCTTTTTCACCTCACATTAAGGGATTAAGAAAGTTCCCTtctaatgtgttcatttaatatatcaatattttttcTGGTGTATCGATTATAGCATAGCACAAGGAAGGACTaagatatatcaccaaatcaatgttttgacccacccctaccAAACCAATTTGTGAACCAAGGGTCTAGACCATTAAACataagcttttttcatgattaaaacaatatttcttattgttttagcttcttaaatgtgaatattttcttcgtttctttgctccatataacaaagaaatcattaaaagttaatcattttggtttgtgaacaagacatttgagaacctcattatttccaggtttgacaaacacagaccaacattttctgatactttatggaccaaatgattactcgattaatcgtgaaaacaATGGACAGATTattggattatgaaaataatcgttagttgcagctctactgagtGGAGACGGGTGAAAAATTGCTCTTCTGATACTCAAGGTTGCAGACAACTGGTCTAGACGCAAAAGAAGACGAATACTCCTTTTTTCGAGTTTCCCATACAAGATCTCACAAACATGAAGGTGTGTTGTAAAAGAGTGTTCAACCTATTAAATCACCATTGCTTAGTATCGTGCTGCATATTTCCTTAAAGGAGAAGTATAGCGGTTTCTGCAGCTGACTGAAAGCCGATCAGCTGCCAACCATGAGAAGTTAGCAAGCTGTCATGCTAGGGACACGTCAGTGATTGGAAAAGAACGGCACAGCTGTGTGGCACCTAATCAATTCTTTATAACACATCGATCCCATACAACAATATTCTATATGTGGCGTCACGTCAGTTAGGTGCTCGTCTGTAAGCAGCAGTTTGGTCATTAAAGCTTCGCCGACGTTTGTAAAAATGTGGCAAGACGCTGTTGAACAGCCGCTAGCATAGCCACACGCTAACAGCTGGCCCTGCGACACCCGCACACGCGCAGTATGTTCGCCTTTAACCGCTCCCGTTGGTCATTTTTCGGAGTAAAGTTGACAAGAATTGATTCCTACTTTTTGACAAAGCTTTCAGGGCTCTCGTGAAGTCTCCATTTTGCCCGCAGCGGTTCACTTCGGTCCACAGCGAAGCCACGGACACTCCTCCGCTCGCCATCTTGGCCGAATGGGCTCCTGGATAAGCGGAAGTAGCATAGGTTCACATCCGGATCAGTgagaataaacacaaaataaaatcaaaatactACAAAACCCGAATATTGGTAAAATGATTTCAGTGTTCATAAAAATGGATGGTCACACGGTAAGATgatggctagcattgttgcctcacattTAGAGCATCACCGGTTTCGAAACCCGGttagaatttctttttttaattaatttatttatttaaacttctCATTTACAACACTGTAAGGTATTTGAGCATTCTGTGATAACATTTTGCGATACGACAATTCGGCACAAACAAATATGGAAACACGATttacaacaatataaaataatttaaatggaattatttaaataaaagttttgaaTTTGATTTCAAAAAGCACGTAAATATTGCTGGTTTTTAACAATGCTGTTCATACATTTTGCCTACATACATTACGATTTGACTAAAATAAGCCAAACATGAATCATTCCGTCCAATTTCGTGTTCTCTATTTATAATTTGACATGTACACTATCTCACCTGTACGTGTAGTTGTAGATAATTCTGCTGAGGGTCTTATcctgtggagtttgcatgtttgtccAGCGTGTTTGTGGATTCTgtccgggttctctggcatcCTCCCAAAACCCGAAAAAAGACATGCAGGTTGGAATTGAACTAACTGACCACAGGTGAGAATATGAGGGTGAATTCATGTCCCTTACATACATAATAATTGGCATGTTGaaataatcttattttttaattgagCGATGACGCAGGCAAATGCTGCCTTCATGGTCCAATTAAAACGCAGCACGGTGCCGCAAAAGTGTAACACGGAATTCCACGGAAAGGTAGGTGTGGAAGCCTCACGGCGTTGCCGGCACTCCAATTTGCAGATCAAAGGTcgaaaaaaagttaataaagGCAGAAAGTAGCGATATTTCAAAGTCACAACAGGAATGTCGTGAGCGATGTATGAGGAGGAAGCAATTGAAAACGGCGGAATACTGGGTTATAAGTCAGTAAAGTGCGGAAAAATAAGTATAGTAAAGTTATAAACAATGACTCAGGATTCCACACGTTAAATGTTACAATAAAAACAGCGTTTTCCTGGAACGTCTTCTTAGCATAAGTACACATAATTCCGTTTTTAGCTGCAACACGTGAAGGCATCGGGGCTCGCGGTGCTGGACTCGGACTCCGGGCCGTGGGAAGAAGGGGGCACTGTTGTCACTCACCGCGGCTGTACGTCGGGCTTTTGTCCAAGAGAAATGGCCGGGATTAAAGGTTAGCCATTTTTCACTGTGTTGTACCTTAAATTAAAAGAGTCTGAACTCAGATTCGGCTCGTGTACCTGCGCAAAAAAACAGCGCGGAGATTAAATTGATGCGTTATTACGTCCCAGGAGCTAACTGTACTAGCTAGCTGCGGGGCCAGTACAAGTCATTAGCATACGCTAACTGGATAACCTCATTTGATTAGCTGCGTTATAAACAATTACGCATTAATTATTAGGAGTTAGTCGCCACGCAACGTCGAACACTGCAGCCTCAGTTGACGCTGATCCTGTTAGCGGAGGAAAACGTAgtagttattattgttgtgatgCTAAGTCTGTGATCGAGATGCTGTGCATGTGGATTCAgttaaaaaacacatccaccTACTGCGTTGTGTAATTTAACATGTATTCATAGTAGTTTACATTATTGGACTGCGAAGTACGCTGTTATAACATGTGAAACCAGCAGATTCATCACATGATTGCCACAGTAGCCAGgggccctgctgctgctgtgattatTCAGGCTCAGTGAGAGAAACCACTAAAGCACAGTATCAGTGGGTCCTCtgtgtgttaaaggtccagtgtgtaacatttgtaggagcgtttattggcagaaaattGAATCAGTTACCCATaactatgtttgtataagtgttcaaaataaaaaataagtttgtTTCTCTAGCCTTATTAAAacctttttgtgtattttagtgTGTGCTGCCttatttctacagcagcctgaaatAAACTGAGCGTGCAGTACTGTATTTTGAATCGCACTTTCAGAGCTGTTTGGTCTGCTTTAAACGGACCAGAGTCCATTTTCTCGAAAGTCTGTTTCATTTGGGCAGGTTTGAAAACTCATCTGAACTCTGGCCCGGCCTAACATGCAAACGTACTATCCAGCAAACCAAAGAAAGGAAGTGAGGATATAATACTGGGCAACTTCTTGTGAAAAACCAATTAGGTTTGAACACCAAAGTTCCTCcattgtttggttttgtggttTACCACTAAGCGGCACGGTTAGAAGAAGGAGGAATTGGCAGACAGAATAGGCGAGTGATAAAGTGGAGAGAGTTGTGTTAGAGTGTTTGCATTCTTTCTGGTTGGCTGAAGCCACCATCGTTTCCCTAGTGTGCTTGGGAATAGGATAAATGTTTGTTgtactctgcagtctcaccattggaTATCACTCATTTgcacacagtggacctttaaaggcTGTCAATTGGATTTCAGTTTCGTAAAGATCTTTCACCTCTCAAAAAGCAATGGTCAAATGTCTTAAACAAACTTGCTAAGTCCAGTTGTTTACCCTTAAAGCTAAAGCATTTCCTCAAAGTTATTTTAAAGTATGATGATCATACACAGCATTCACCCCAACAGCTGCTTTATTAACGTTTAACAACAAGGACAATATGGACATGTTTGTGATTTGCACACTTGCACCTTGGGTGACGGTTGTGTCCAAGACTACCATCCCAGCGTTCGCTGCTGTACTGGCAAAATCTGATCCTTGCTGATCattctctttttctgtgtgtccgtctgtcctGCAGCTCTCATCAGCCTGTCCTTCGGAGGGGCCATTGGCCTCATGTTCCTCATGCTCGGATGTGCCCTCCCCGTGTACGAGTAAGTACCACTGTCACACAACATGTAATCCTACTGTGTCTGTTATTAAGGATACTGTTCACGTTTGGTGCATGCAGCATGGGAGATCAAGTCACTGGTTCACAGCTATAAATAAGAGTGAATGCACCCTTGAACTCAGTCTCCTTTAAATGATCTTCTCTTTAATGATCATGATGATTTTTATCTCCTGCTTTACTGACGCAATGATTTTTTCAGTGTCTTCACACATTGGAGGCTTCACATCTCCAAATCCCACTGTTAAGTTGCAGAGATTCATTGCAAGATTCACTGCAGATACCTGTGAAAACTCAGCTGCACCTTCATCACAAGATAAGCTTATTTAATGATGAATGCgttgcaaaaagaagaaaggagagagagtatatatatagatagagaGCAGGACTGAAAGtgaaacttaagtacatttggatATCACATCATGTAAAATGAAACTCATCCTTTACCGAGAAATGCTGTTGTGAAAAATGATCAAATTCAGTAACAAACGGATTTCTTATTTCCCTGTTTCATCTCTTGGTAATCCTGTTGTCGACACCCTCCAA
Coding sequences within it:
- the srp72 gene encoding signal recognition particle subunit SRP72 codes for the protein MPENPDRIHKHAGQTCKLHRIRPSAELSTTTRTGAHSAKMASGGVSVASLWTEVNRCGQNGDFTRALKALSKILHENREDVTALQCKIVCHVQNGSFKEALNVMNTHSKVLGSDIVFEKAYCEYRLNRVESALKTIESAPEQTDKLKELYGQVLYRLERYNECKSVYTDLIRNSQDEYEEERKTNLAAVVAAMSQWEKAPLEDLGLPDSTYELCYNTSCALIGQGQLTEAYNKLRQAEELCRLSLADDSDVTEEDIESELAVIHSQMAYVMQLQGRTDEALQLYNQVIKLKPSDVGLLAVTANNIITINKDQNVFDSKKKVKLTNAEGVEYKLAKKQLQTIDLNKALLAMYTNQADQCRKLSSSLQSQNPGHPRPVLIQVAQLCREKQHSRAIELLQQFSEQHPESASGIKLTMAQLYLIQAHVTKACDVLRSIEEFKHKPGMVSALVTMYSHEEDIDGAIDVFKQAIEHYQSEQPGSATHLALVREAANFKLKYGRKKEAISDLEQLWKRNTKDIHTLAQLISAYSLVDTNKAKSLSKHLPSADTMSFNVDVDELENSHGATYVRKKAAKVTGENLPKEQGQVEIEIKKKKKKKKGKLPKNYDSKMTPDPERWLPMKERTYYRGKKKGKKKDQIGKGTQGATAGASSELDASKTASSPPTSPRPGSASGSSAAAGSSVAPPRQQKPASSGATRKKAPAKKKKGGKGGW